DNA sequence from the Oryza brachyantha chromosome 5, ObraRS2, whole genome shotgun sequence genome:
ttaaaatttaagataattaatagttaattaatcacatgCTAATGACTCATCCCATTTTACGTATTTATTCCTgctttcccctcctccctaACTTAGCCTTACTCGTTCCACTTCCATGCAcccaaaaataataacaatagtAAAAGAAGACCACATTGAGCCTCAAGTTAGCAGCAATATAATGTCCACGCTtcagtcgatcgatcgacagaaacatgaaaattttcacatctGAAACACCGCAATCAACATTCCAGCAGCGACCAAATCTCCCCCAAAAAGCATGCACAACTAATGCTTATGTGCAAGCATGATCACTGATGGCAGCACAGCACGCGCGAACTCCACTCCATTTCCACCCCCACTCCACTCGACCACTCCCACATTGCACATTTGCATTCATCCTACTCGCCCATAGTGCCCTTACCACCACGGCTAACACTGCAttatttccaaatttttatcttagtttttttttgtcaagccACCATGGTGGGTTAATTGAAAGCAAATCGAGTGATCACAATGCGGCAAATTATCAGGGTGTCCAGATCTTTCGATGAGCTCTATAGCAAACAGGGTGTCCTGATCTTTCGATAAGATCAATAGCTAATGGAGTTGTGTCGATCTTGTGAGCTATGTCGAAAACCCTGAACCATATATATGATGCTGCTAAAAGTACAAAGCGTGATTTGATTCTTTGAcactttataaataaataaataaattatagttcAATTATTTAATATCCTAATCCATCATCATTGACTTAGATGATCCCACGTGTCTTAGTCATGAGTATCAACATAACAGGATGCCCAAATCTTTCAATGAGCTCTAAAAAAATGAGTATCTGGGTCTTTCGATGAGCTCTATAGCAAACGAGATGTCCTGATCTTTCGATAAGCTCTATAGCTAATGGAGGTGTTGTGTAGATCTTGTGGTTGAGCTATATAGAAAACcctgaaatatatatgatgtagCCAAAAGCACAAAACGTGATTTGATTCTTTGACactccataaataaataaattaaggtTTGATTATTTAACATCCTAACTCACTCGCATTGACTCATATGATCCCACGTGTCGTAGTCACGAGTATCAAAGCAAACAAattgacaaagaaaaaaagtaccaaatcatcaaatttacCGAGCACAAAACCCCTTGTCACCCTCTCTACTTGTCATGCTCATGCATGgtgctcgccgccaccgtgaaCGTCTGGTATGTGACTGTCCCGGCGCCGGGGAACTCCTCGGCGGCGTGGCTTTCGCAGGATAGGCCGAGGGGCTCCAGGGCTTCGGCCACCGCCGTGCACGGTGACGTGGCGCCGCCGGTGTAGGAGACTGACACCGAGACGGTGGCCGGGCGGaacgcggcgacggcacggcggacGGAGGCGAGCGCGTCGGCGGTGTCGTCGGAGGTGCACTCGTAGCTGGCGTAGCTATGGCCGTCCTCCGGGGTGACGTGGATGGTGGCGTAGCGCGCGCCGTCGAGGGAGTTCATCGAGTAGCCGCACGGCGCAAACGCGTACGCGCACACGAGGGAGCGCGGGTTCACGCCGGCGatccccgacgccgccgtcatTTCGTCGCCGATGGCGTGGCTGGtccggccgtcgccgggaCGCTGGTAGAACTTCGCGGCCAGGGCGCGGTCCAGCTCCGTCATGCACACCTCCACGGTTAGCCgatgcgccgcgccgccgccgccgtccccgtcaacgcaggacgacgacgccgagtAGACGTGCCACCTACGCGAGGCGGCgccgcacgacgacgacggcggcggcagcacggCGGAGCGGCGGAACCGGAGCTCGCCCGGGACGGCGCCGTCGAGGTACCCCACCTCGTCGGCGAAGTCGGCGTGCGGGAACGGCTGCGCCTCCGGGAAGAGGTACTCGCCGCGGGAGTACCTGCATGACCGGAGCGCGAGCCCTCCcccgagctcggcggcggtgcgcaGCAGCACGGGCACCGCCCGGAGCAGCCGCGTGGTGCCGCACGTCTTGAGGACGACCCGCCCCGGGTACACGAACAGGCTCGACTCCGACAGCACGTACGCGTCGAACGCCGCGTTCCCGGCCGCCGACACGACGGTGCACTGCGCCTCGTCGAGCACCTCCCGGAGCGCCTCCACCGGCATCAGCCGGAGCCCATGCTGCACACCGCCACCACCCACCGGCAGCGTGAACACCAGCTCCAGCCGCTTCTCGAACCCCTCAAACCCGGAAGACGCCATTGATCAGCGGAAGCGGAGAGGATCGACTGAGACGACGCGCGCGAGTGAGCTAGAAGCGAAGGAAGGCCGGGGTTGTATATATAGCACGGCACGGCGGGGTCGTGATCGAGCCAAGCAAGCGCGCGGCTGGAGGTTGATGACGACGttgccatcgatcgatctgcatgGAGGTGGAGAGAAGGCATGCGCGCGAAGCACGAGCAAGAGGGAGAGCAATGGTCATGATTGTGAGCATtatggccggccggccggggaggAGGACGATCTTCTTGCTCATGGCGCATGTAGTGTGTTCATGTGTAGTAGTGGAAATGGAATGAAATTGGAAGGGACATGACCCATCTCTCTGGTGGCTGACCAGAGCAatctatctatatctatatagatcaatatttatatactacctccgtccctaaatgtttgacgccgttgacttttttatacacgttcgactattcgtcttattaaaaaatttacataattgttaattatttttatatcattttatttattaaggatactttaatgcatatatatagctttacatatttttaaatttgtttttgaataaaacgaatggccaaacgtatataaaaaggtcaacgacgtcaaataatttgggacggagggagtatatgtttatCTACCCATTAGATTTTCGTTCTTTTCTTTATctacatgtgtgtgtatatatagtggTGGAGAAGTCTTCTATGCGTTTAAATAGATGTACATTACTTGTATACTATcttttccatattttaatagacgATCGTGCTAACTTTTTAGCATTCATTTCATTCAAGTGGGGGAATGGCTTTCTTTTCTGGTAAGaccaagtttattttatagtataaccAAATATTGGCTATAAGTATATAGCACGTCGTATAGGTACGGCATGTAATAACTGGTCATCATCATAATAAACAAGAAGATATATTTTACGAATATATTTTCAACCATACCTTTTTCACACGTATTGATCTATCATATGTATCAGTGACAAGCGTTATACTCTTGGAGCTGATCACATACAGCAGTTGACAACAGTTTAGTAGCCCACTTATTCTCTCTGCGAACTTTTCTCCTCCACCCAAACATACAATCTTAAGTAGTATGCTTATAGTTAGCAGTTTAGCGCAATCGCCCTTATTAAACTATCTCTCTTAGGTTGGACAAAGCATGTTCCTATGATCTGATGGCAGTAGCAAGCATGGCAGAAGACGACAAAAATCAAGTTGACAGTAAATTAACCTAAACCTAGCCAGCAATTAAAAATGACCAGGGAAGGCATGCAAGCAGTACCCTGcacagaca
Encoded proteins:
- the LOC121054406 gene encoding S-adenosylmethionine decarboxylase proenzyme 4: MASSGFEGFEKRLELVFTLPVGGGGVQHGLRLMPVEALREVLDEAQCTVVSAAGNAAFDAYVLSESSLFVYPGRVVLKTCGTTRLLRAVPVLLRTAAELGGGLALRSCRYSRGEYLFPEAQPFPHADFADEVGYLDGAVPGELRFRRSAVLPPPSSSCGAASRRWHVYSASSSCFYQRPGDGRTSHAIGDEMTAASGIAGVNPRSLVCAYAFAPCGYSMNSLDGARYATIHVTPEDGHSYASYECTSDDTADALASVRRAVAAFRPATVSVSVSYTGGATSPCTAVAEALEPLGLSCESHAAEEFPGAGTVTYQTFTVAASTMHEHDK